The genomic window CGGGCCACCCGGTTCCGGGAACAAATCCAGCATCAATACAATCAATATCAAAACTAATCCAGACACAATCTGTCCCATCAGTAGCTCGCTTTATCGCAAAATCGGCTGCTGCATCTAATCCCATTTCTGTAATATCAGTAACAGTGAGAATATTCGTCGCCCGTTCTCGACAAACTTTGACGCCTTGACGGGGGACTTGCCAGCCACCAATTCCCAGTTGGACTAGGTTTTTAGCCGGAGCATTTTTGATATTAGTGGCGTGAAACCAGGGACAAGTATGCATCCGTTCATCGAGATCGGTTTCTTGGGTATCGACATGGCGATCAAAGTGAATAATGCCCACTTTTTTATCCCCCAGATGCCGACAAATTCCCCGCACTGTGGCAAATCCAATGGAATGATCGCCGCCTAAAATAATCGGGAATGCACCGGAACTAAAAACGTGAGCAATTCCCTTGGAGATTTGGTCAAAAGACTTTTCATTATTCGCCGGGATCGTAAAAATATCGCCCACATCACAGAGGGTAATTTGTTCTCGTAAATCAACGCCTAATTCAAAATTGTACGGCGTATACAAGGCACTAATCCGACGAATCCCTTGGGGACCAAACCGCGTACCCGGGCGATAAGTTGTACCGGAATCATGGGGAACCCCGATAATCGCTACGTCATAATTGCCAACTTGACGCACATCTTCTAAATAGGGCGCTTTCATAAAGGTATTAATCCCAGCATAGTGGGGCAATTCACCTCGCGAAAACGTAGGAATCGTGCGATCGCGGATACTTTCAGCGGCTTCTAAACCGTAGTCTAACCCTTGGTTGACTTCTTGTTGCCAGCCAGTTAAAGGAAGCTGTTGTTCTCGTTCTAAAGCACGTTGAGCTTCGCTGGGGTATCCATTGGGGTTGTTATTCGGGCGTTGAAATGGAAATGACTCACTCATAAATTTCTCCAGATTAATGTCACCAAAAAACAGGAAAAATACCCAGAAGTGTGACGACTCTTGCCTTCGCCAACATCTCCCGGGCTTTTCTCC from Coleofasciculus chthonoplastes PCC 7420 includes these protein-coding regions:
- a CDS encoding agmatinase family protein, translated to MSESFPFQRPNNNPNGYPSEAQRALEREQQLPLTGWQQEVNQGLDYGLEAAESIRDRTIPTFSRGELPHYAGINTFMKAPYLEDVRQVGNYDVAIIGVPHDSGTTYRPGTRFGPQGIRRISALYTPYNFELGVDLREQITLCDVGDIFTIPANNEKSFDQISKGIAHVFSSGAFPIILGGDHSIGFATVRGICRHLGDKKVGIIHFDRHVDTQETDLDERMHTCPWFHATNIKNAPAKNLVQLGIGGWQVPRQGVKVCRERATNILTVTDITEMGLDAAADFAIKRATDGTDCVWISFDIDCIDAGFVPGTGWPEPGGLLPREALYLLKKIVQNVPVCGLEVVEVSPPYDISDMTSLMATRVICDTMGHLVVSGQLPRQEKPDYIHMNYQAEMVEWV